One window from the genome of Pseudanabaena yagii GIHE-NHR1 encodes:
- a CDS encoding glycosyltransferase family 4 protein — translation MRIAQVAPLWERVPPPAYGGIELVVGLLTDELVRRGHEVTLFASGDSITLAKLDSVHPRSLRLDPDVKEYGVYEMLQLSRVYERAEEFDIIHSHMGCAALPYAGLVKTPTVHTLHGIFTPDNEKIFTHAQKQPYVSISDTQREPRLGLNYVATVYNGIDVDSHHFYAQPEEPPYLAFLGRMSPEKGPHLAIAIAKAAGWKLKMAGKVDVVDRAYFEREVQPLIDGKQIEYLGEADHAMKNALMGGAVATLFPITWREPFGLVMVESMAAGTPVIAMRLGSTSEVVAHGISGFLCNTVEECVAAIPKAAELDRQACRNHVKTYFSAQRMTDGYEAVYQKILGERFSRNGHSKRAVSLVS, via the coding sequence ATGCGGATTGCTCAGGTCGCCCCACTTTGGGAAAGAGTACCACCACCAGCCTACGGTGGTATTGAACTGGTAGTGGGATTGCTGACCGATGAACTGGTGCGGCGCGGACATGAGGTGACATTGTTTGCATCAGGTGATTCGATCACTTTAGCAAAATTAGATTCCGTCCATCCGCGATCGCTACGGCTCGACCCCGATGTTAAGGAATATGGGGTCTACGAAATGCTCCAACTGAGCCGTGTATATGAACGTGCTGAAGAATTTGACATCATTCATTCCCATATGGGTTGTGCGGCTTTGCCCTATGCAGGTTTAGTCAAAACCCCGACCGTCCATACCTTGCATGGCATCTTTACGCCTGATAATGAGAAAATCTTTACCCATGCTCAAAAACAACCCTATGTCAGCATTTCAGACACACAAAGGGAACCTCGATTAGGACTGAATTATGTAGCGACAGTTTATAACGGAATTGATGTAGATAGCCATCATTTCTACGCCCAACCTGAAGAACCTCCCTACTTAGCATTTTTAGGTCGGATGTCTCCTGAGAAAGGACCACATCTAGCGATCGCGATCGCTAAAGCCGCAGGTTGGAAGTTAAAGATGGCAGGCAAAGTGGATGTCGTCGATCGCGCCTACTTTGAGAGAGAAGTCCAACCCTTAATTGATGGGAAGCAAATTGAATATTTGGGTGAAGCCGACCATGCCATGAAAAATGCCCTCATGGGTGGAGCCGTGGCAACCCTATTCCCGATTACTTGGCGCGAACCCTTTGGATTAGTCATGGTCGAATCAATGGCAGCAGGAACTCCTGTGATTGCGATGCGCCTTGGTTCTACTTCTGAAGTAGTTGCTCATGGTATAAGCGGATTCCTTTGTAACACCGTGGAGGAATGTGTCGCCGCCATTCCTAAAGCAGCAGAACTTGATCGTCAAGCCTGCCGTAACCATGTGAAGACATATTTCAGCGCTCAACGTATGACAGATGGTTATGAAGCGGTCTATCAAAAGATTCTCGGTGAGCGATTCTCACGAAATGGTCATTCCAAACGGGCTGTGAGTTTAGTTTCTTAA
- a CDS encoding glycosyltransferase family 4 protein: MSLSPLISPLNSSPNSLNSGFISIPSATTTIPLSRNSISNTKPFPKSLKTTHRPSTHRQAIALISDHGDPAAVIGKEEAGGQNVYVRQVGEALAKLGWQVDLFTRKRHPDEPMIVQHSPHCRTIRLKAGAETHIPRDRLFPEMPAFVEAFLKFQAKEGTNYPLIHTNYWMSAWVGLQLKQRMNVQLVHTYHSLGAVKYQSVSDRPAIADTRLAIERQILEQGDCVVATSPQEVEHLRSLVSSKGMIEVIPCGTDIQTFHLMPKEEARAKLGLPHDEQVVLYVGRFDPRKGIETLVRAFAQLKESDNSQKLRLLIVGGSDPDAVDGQERSRIEALVRDCGLGAVTQFVGQVGHDRLPLYYTAADVCVIPSHYEPFGLVAIEAMACGTPVVASDVGGLKFTVVQGETGWLVPPQNVGAFAEAISFALNDPLAVTKMREQASLRVQQNFSWNGVAIQLSDLYRRLLARSLSHKSFMPSSPFIPAPASLAVAEMAKAS, encoded by the coding sequence ATGTCCCTTTCACCATTAATTTCCCCATTAAATAGCAGTCCAAATAGTCTCAATTCAGGATTTATTTCAATTCCTAGTGCCACCACGACTATCCCCCTTTCTCGAAATTCCATTAGCAATACCAAACCATTCCCAAAGTCTCTTAAAACTACCCATCGACCATCGACCCATCGCCAAGCGATCGCCTTAATTTCCGATCATGGTGATCCTGCGGCAGTCATTGGGAAAGAAGAAGCAGGTGGTCAAAATGTCTATGTAAGGCAAGTGGGAGAGGCGCTCGCCAAATTAGGCTGGCAAGTGGATTTATTTACCCGCAAGCGTCATCCCGATGAGCCGATGATCGTCCAGCATTCGCCCCATTGCCGCACGATTCGATTGAAGGCAGGAGCAGAAACCCATATTCCTCGCGATCGCCTCTTTCCAGAAATGCCTGCTTTTGTGGAAGCCTTCTTGAAATTTCAAGCGAAGGAAGGGACAAATTATCCATTAATCCATACGAATTATTGGATGTCGGCGTGGGTCGGCTTGCAACTAAAGCAAAGGATGAATGTGCAGTTAGTGCATACCTACCATTCCCTTGGGGCGGTGAAATATCAGTCCGTGAGCGATCGCCCAGCGATCGCTGATACCCGTCTGGCAATTGAACGCCAAATTTTGGAGCAGGGAGATTGTGTGGTGGCAACGAGTCCACAAGAAGTGGAACATTTGCGATCGCTAGTATCTTCAAAAGGAATGATTGAAGTGATTCCCTGTGGTACGGACATTCAAACCTTTCACCTGATGCCAAAGGAGGAAGCAAGAGCAAAATTAGGCTTACCTCATGATGAACAGGTGGTTCTATACGTTGGTCGTTTCGATCCGCGTAAGGGGATTGAAACTTTGGTGAGGGCTTTTGCTCAGTTAAAGGAAAGTGATAACTCTCAGAAGTTGCGACTGTTGATTGTCGGTGGTAGCGATCCTGATGCAGTCGATGGTCAGGAGCGATCGCGCATTGAGGCTTTAGTGCGTGATTGTGGCTTAGGGGCTGTTACTCAATTTGTCGGGCAGGTGGGACACGATCGCCTACCTCTGTACTATACGGCGGCGGATGTTTGCGTGATTCCTAGCCATTATGAACCGTTTGGTTTAGTGGCGATCGAGGCGATGGCTTGCGGTACGCCCGTTGTCGCTTCGGATGTGGGCGGTTTGAAATTTACAGTGGTGCAGGGAGAGACGGGCTGGCTAGTGCCACCCCAAAATGTGGGAGCCTTTGCGGAGGCGATTTCCTTCGCTCTCAATGATCCCCTTGCGGTCACGAAAATGCGCGAGCAAGCATCCTTGCGCGTACAGCAAAACTTTAGTTGGAATGGTGTTGCCATTCAGTTGAGCGATCTCTATCGCCGCCTGTTAGCGCGATCGCTATCCCACAAGTCCTTTATGCCTTCTTCTCCATTTATTCCTGCACCAGCTTCTCTCGCTGTAGCGGAAATGGCTAAAGCATCATAA
- a CDS encoding amylo-alpha-1,6-glucosidase, translating into MSDVIELQGRYFVPADRLPIPEWGCVLSDRLQPTLTLKDDDLFLITDILGNISGCITDGAIASLGLFCRDTRFLSRLELQIEGRSPILLSSSAQKGFALSILCANPRIDDRIPAETIGIQREIALNGGLFEEITLTNYGTEAITFQLSLSFDADFVDLFDVRGFERKQRGTILRQIESNSLDSHNSYQLPQHCHELTMAYQGLDGALMESHIQFMHRLPDYLSGYTSVWNIALAPHETVRLGYRLQMLMNHQPVSNVHAPMTLLQAKAAELIEEQEWRSAITQIRTNNRTFNQIIERAEHDIYLLRQSFGERKVLSAGVPWFATLFGRDAIISAAQTLILDPAIARDTLHILAEYQGKIDDQWREEEEGKILHEMRFGEMARCQEIPHTPYYGTIDATPLWLMLYAEYFAWTQDFDTLDRLWDNAIAAMEWIDRNMRETGYLRYHRQSQRGLQNQGWKDSGNCIVDRHGKLAQGAIALCEVQGYVYAAKIRLSELAILKKRHDLSDRWQKDARDLQMRFNRDFWLPDLDYCALALDGEGKPVDSITSNPGHCLNLGIFTPEKARSVAERLRAPDLFNGWGIRTLSNQSPAYNPMGYHVGSVWPHDNSLIAQGLRSLGLIDQALEVAQGIFAMTAHQPYQRPPELFCGYERTGDREPVQYPVACSPQAWASGTIFQLLHMMINLVPNAPENHLRIIDPALPASIDYLSLKNLRIGSTWLDLEFVRQNSTSTIGTTACRVTDKRGNLRVVIEA; encoded by the coding sequence GTGTCAGATGTAATAGAACTGCAAGGGCGATATTTTGTCCCCGCCGATCGCTTGCCAATTCCTGAATGGGGATGTGTCCTTAGCGATCGCTTGCAACCGACCTTAACCCTTAAGGATGACGACCTATTTCTGATTACCGACATCCTTGGCAATATTTCAGGCTGCATTACCGATGGGGCGATCGCTAGTTTGGGATTGTTTTGTCGAGATACCCGTTTCTTGAGTCGTTTAGAACTGCAAATTGAAGGGCGATCTCCAATTTTATTGAGTAGTAGCGCTCAAAAGGGATTTGCCCTTTCTATCCTATGTGCAAATCCGCGCATTGATGATCGGATTCCTGCGGAAACTATCGGGATTCAACGGGAAATTGCGCTGAATGGAGGCTTATTTGAAGAAATTACGCTGACCAATTATGGTACTGAAGCAATTACATTTCAATTAAGTCTCAGCTTTGATGCCGATTTTGTTGATTTATTTGATGTGCGGGGCTTTGAGCGCAAACAGCGCGGCACAATTCTCCGTCAAATAGAATCAAATTCTCTCGATTCCCACAATTCCTATCAACTGCCGCAACATTGCCACGAATTGACAATGGCATATCAAGGACTTGATGGTGCATTAATGGAATCCCATATTCAATTTATGCATCGCCTTCCTGATTACCTGTCAGGCTATACATCGGTTTGGAATATCGCTCTTGCTCCCCATGAAACAGTGCGTTTGGGATATCGCCTACAAATGCTGATGAATCATCAGCCCGTTTCTAACGTTCATGCGCCGATGACCTTGTTGCAAGCTAAGGCTGCCGAATTGATCGAAGAACAGGAATGGCGATCGGCTATTACCCAAATCCGTACCAATAATCGCACCTTTAACCAAATTATCGAACGCGCTGAACATGATATCTATCTATTGCGCCAGAGCTTTGGCGAGCGCAAAGTTCTCTCCGCAGGAGTTCCTTGGTTTGCCACCCTCTTTGGGCGTGATGCCATCATTTCGGCGGCTCAGACCTTAATTCTCGATCCTGCGATCGCTCGCGATACGCTGCATATTTTGGCAGAGTATCAGGGCAAGATTGATGATCAGTGGCGAGAGGAAGAAGAAGGGAAAATTCTTCATGAAATGCGATTTGGAGAGATGGCAAGATGTCAAGAAATTCCCCATACACCCTACTATGGCACGATTGATGCTACTCCACTTTGGCTAATGCTCTATGCTGAATACTTCGCATGGACGCAGGATTTCGATACCCTCGATCGCCTATGGGACAATGCGATCGCCGCCATGGAATGGATCGATCGCAATATGCGTGAGACGGGCTATCTCCGCTACCATCGCCAATCCCAAAGAGGTTTGCAAAATCAAGGTTGGAAGGACTCAGGCAATTGCATCGTTGATCGACATGGCAAACTCGCGCAGGGTGCGATCGCCCTGTGTGAAGTGCAAGGCTATGTCTACGCTGCAAAAATCCGCTTGAGCGAACTTGCCATCTTGAAAAAGCGCCACGACTTAAGCGATCGCTGGCAAAAGGACGCTCGCGATCTGCAAATGCGCTTTAATCGTGACTTTTGGTTGCCCGATCTCGACTATTGCGCCCTTGCCCTTGATGGCGAAGGGAAACCCGTAGATAGCATCACCTCTAACCCCGGTCATTGCCTCAACCTCGGCATTTTCACCCCCGAAAAAGCCCGTAGTGTTGCCGAACGTCTTCGCGCTCCCGATCTCTTTAACGGTTGGGGAATTCGCACCCTTAGTAATCAATCTCCCGCCTATAATCCAATGGGTTATCACGTTGGTTCCGTCTGGCCGCACGACAATAGCTTAATTGCCCAAGGCTTGCGATCGCTAGGACTAATTGATCAAGCTCTCGAAGTTGCCCAAGGCATCTTTGCTATGACGGCTCACCAGCCCTATCAGCGTCCACCTGAGCTATTTTGTGGCTATGAACGGACAGGCGATCGCGAACCTGTGCAATATCCTGTGGCTTGTTCCCCACAAGCATGGGCATCTGGCACAATTTTCCAATTGCTGCACATGATGATTAATCTAGTTCCCAATGCTCCCGAAAATCATCTACGCATCATCGATCCCGCCCTCCCCGCATCCATCGACTATCTATCCCTCAAAAATTTGCGAATAGGTTCCACATGGCTCGATCTCGAATTTGTCCGTCAAAATTCCACCTCCACGATAGGAACTACTGCTTGCCGCGTCACCGATAAGCGAGGCAATCTGCGCGTAGTCATTGAAGCATAA
- a CDS encoding glycoside hydrolase family protein: MFPSMRHPYRYVWDFWYYFEPETALYHVFYLNADEILVPSEKHHHAACVGHAVTSDFLRMEWGDEKEFDILKPPKHHWANTSIWSGDVIKIKNGFLLFYTSRNREQDDGMTQNIGVAYTDNIWSDRWQMSSIRIRPEYCYQIKSSLGDLSPHAWRDPFLFQDQGQVYMLLSAKSTDDPIGRNGVVGLLKLKENNFSKGEWEYLDPILKPCCYSEMEVPQLYLDSQGKYELVFSSWAKNDFSAVTRQAGGLQGFTGSDFQQLQGRPHVLMPEKYGLYACRVIPELEGEIVGFDIHDGGIRRSGVKTKFQSVNRDFSRFSFELA; this comes from the coding sequence ATGTTTCCAAGCATGAGACATCCCTATCGATATGTTTGGGATTTTTGGTATTACTTTGAGCCTGAGACGGCTCTATATCATGTGTTTTATCTCAACGCTGATGAGATTCTAGTACCTTCTGAGAAACATCATCATGCAGCTTGTGTTGGTCATGCTGTTACCTCTGATTTCTTGCGGATGGAGTGGGGCGACGAGAAAGAATTCGATATTTTGAAGCCACCGAAGCACCATTGGGCAAATACTTCTATTTGGAGTGGTGATGTCATCAAGATCAAGAATGGATTTTTATTGTTTTATACCTCGCGCAACCGTGAACAGGACGATGGTATGACCCAAAATATTGGGGTTGCCTATACCGATAATATTTGGAGCGATCGCTGGCAGATGTCCTCAATTCGGATTCGCCCTGAGTATTGTTACCAAATTAAAAGCTCCCTTGGCGATCTTTCTCCCCATGCTTGGCGCGATCCGTTTTTATTTCAAGATCAAGGACAGGTGTATATGTTACTCTCTGCCAAGTCAACGGATGATCCAATCGGTCGTAATGGGGTTGTGGGTTTACTTAAACTCAAAGAAAATAATTTCTCGAAAGGAGAATGGGAATACCTCGATCCGATCCTCAAGCCCTGTTGTTATTCAGAAATGGAAGTGCCCCAACTGTACCTTGATTCCCAAGGTAAATATGAACTAGTCTTTTCTTCATGGGCAAAGAATGATTTTTCGGCGGTGACTAGGCAGGCTGGTGGGTTACAGGGATTTACGGGATCGGATTTTCAGCAATTGCAAGGTAGACCCCATGTATTGATGCCTGAAAAATATGGTCTATATGCCTGTCGCGTAATTCCTGAGTTAGAGGGTGAGATTGTGGGGTTTGATATTCATGATGGAGGTATTCGCCGCAGTGGTGTCAAGACCAAGTTTCAGTCAGTAAATCGCGATTTTTCCAGATTTAGTTTTGAACTAGCATAA
- a CDS encoding DEAD/DEAH box helicase, giving the protein MPRIPQLTYDRGTLILHPPPKGKAWIEFATWDDRIEKFRIPAYHYRELILTLRSEGIAIEDKSRKYSEINLTAHTQMEPYPHQSQALAAWQRVGKQGVVVLPTAAGKTYLAQLAMQATNRSTLIVVPTLDLMHQWYAHLLAAFPDVEIGLLGGGSRDRTAILVATYDSAAIQAEALGNLYGLLIFDECHHLPTDFFRVIAEYAIAPYRLGLTATPERSDGKHADLELLIGEEVYRKSAEELSGQALAEHKIVQIKVSLSAQERDRYDALIKTRNQFLKEAKISLGSLEGWQRFVQASARSQAGRRAMLAHRESKELSLGTEAKLRVLADLLAQHFPERILIFTNDNATVYRISKDLLIPALTHQTPVKERHEILTYFREGKYKTLVTSHVLNEGVDVPDARIAILLSGTGSAREYIQRLGRVLRRGSEANKQAILYEVVTEDTSEERTSERRRGIERSRPEPQSDKVIQIGIHYGKDMQKTQPIAAEEPRDYTP; this is encoded by the coding sequence ATGCCGCGTATTCCTCAATTAACCTACGATCGCGGGACGCTCATCCTTCATCCACCACCTAAGGGCAAAGCATGGATTGAGTTTGCCACATGGGACGATCGCATTGAGAAATTTCGCATCCCTGCATACCACTACCGCGAATTAATCTTGACCTTGCGATCAGAGGGAATTGCGATCGAGGATAAATCACGGAAATATAGCGAGATTAACCTGACTGCTCATACCCAAATGGAACCATATCCCCATCAGAGTCAGGCTTTAGCCGCATGGCAGCGGGTGGGGAAACAAGGGGTAGTCGTTTTGCCTACTGCCGCAGGTAAGACCTATTTAGCGCAGTTAGCCATGCAAGCAACTAACCGCAGTACCTTGATCGTCGTGCCAACCCTAGATTTGATGCATCAGTGGTACGCGCATTTATTGGCGGCTTTTCCTGATGTAGAGATTGGACTATTGGGCGGCGGCTCACGCGATCGCACCGCGATTTTAGTTGCTACCTACGACAGTGCTGCCATTCAAGCGGAAGCTCTAGGCAATCTCTACGGCTTACTCATATTTGATGAATGTCATCATTTACCGACGGATTTCTTTCGGGTGATTGCTGAATATGCGATCGCCCCCTATCGACTGGGCTTAACCGCCACTCCTGAACGTAGCGATGGCAAACACGCAGATTTAGAACTGCTCATTGGCGAAGAAGTTTATCGCAAATCTGCCGAAGAACTTTCAGGGCAAGCCCTTGCGGAACACAAAATTGTGCAGATCAAAGTTTCTCTCTCTGCTCAAGAGCGCGATCGCTACGATGCCCTAATTAAAACCCGTAATCAATTTCTCAAAGAAGCCAAAATTTCCCTTGGTAGTTTAGAAGGCTGGCAAAGATTTGTGCAAGCCAGTGCGCGATCGCAGGCAGGTCGTCGCGCCATGCTTGCCCATCGGGAATCAAAGGAATTATCACTCGGTACAGAGGCAAAATTGCGAGTTCTCGCTGATCTACTAGCGCAGCACTTTCCTGAGCGCATTTTAATTTTTACCAATGACAACGCTACGGTTTATCGCATTTCTAAAGATTTGTTAATTCCTGCGCTCACCCACCAAACTCCTGTCAAAGAACGCCATGAAATCCTGACTTACTTTCGCGAAGGTAAATATAAAACCCTCGTTACTTCCCATGTGCTAAACGAAGGTGTCGATGTGCCCGATGCTCGGATTGCCATCCTCCTATCAGGTACAGGTTCTGCCCGTGAATATATTCAACGCTTAGGAAGGGTACTCAGACGCGGTAGTGAAGCTAATAAACAAGCAATTCTCTATGAAGTTGTGACTGAAGATACCAGTGAAGAAAGAACCTCTGAACGTCGGAGGGGCATTGAGCGATCGCGCCCAGAGCCACAGTCAGACAAGGTAATTCAGATAGGAATTCACTATGGTAAAGACATGCAAAAAACGCAGCCGATCGCTGCTGAAGAACCTAGAGATTACACTCCTTAG
- a CDS encoding peptidoglycan-binding domain-containing protein, translating to MELAAYIYDAWAYEQAQLESSDADLLTCNATDNPKSQVEQPVWNLAMKRWRSYVLSAIAITGMNSLNLSFSQTAEARRYLEPSVNTAPWCENLYLCNTSYVLEVQTLLAQQGFAVGEIDGVYGRQTKRAVIAFQKSQGNLLIDGIPGAKTLALLRNAAKDGSRSYVSPSPKSTGRDPIDSAIVITRPNPQLIGFSEGSEIGNLQILLKQRGFYQGVIDGQQGQSTTDAIWKAQRAYGLPLDGFAGPLTIRALLAGGTNVPLSLPAFSPTPIGKASKEIWEIQGLLQKRGFYDGELNGQYDLRTRNSIVDAQNAYGQKTTGDISPELVASLNGQTIETTSNVQASQNVQTAPSSTNTNDIRPSPNVPSRSDSQVPPTSSQNLPTPTSQNTNSS from the coding sequence ATGGAACTTGCAGCCTATATCTATGATGCGTGGGCTTATGAACAGGCTCAATTAGAATCTTCAGATGCAGATCTGCTGACTTGTAATGCAACGGACAATCCTAAATCTCAGGTAGAGCAACCTGTCTGGAATTTAGCGATGAAGAGGTGGCGTTCGTATGTGCTATCAGCGATCGCTATTACAGGAATGAATAGCTTGAACTTAAGTTTCAGTCAGACTGCTGAAGCGAGACGATACCTTGAGCCATCGGTAAATACGGCTCCATGGTGTGAAAATTTATATCTTTGCAATACTAGCTATGTCTTAGAGGTACAGACATTATTAGCTCAACAGGGGTTTGCTGTCGGTGAAATTGATGGCGTTTATGGCAGGCAAACCAAGAGAGCAGTAATTGCCTTTCAAAAATCCCAAGGAAATTTGTTAATTGACGGTATCCCTGGAGCAAAAACTCTAGCTTTGCTGAGAAATGCGGCTAAAGACGGTTCTAGAAGTTATGTATCACCTAGTCCAAAATCTACGGGGCGAGATCCGATTGATAGCGCAATAGTAATTACGCGCCCTAATCCTCAACTTATAGGTTTTTCTGAAGGCTCAGAGATTGGTAACTTGCAGATTTTACTCAAACAGAGGGGCTTTTATCAGGGCGTAATTGACGGGCAACAGGGGCAGTCTACTACTGATGCAATCTGGAAAGCACAAAGAGCCTATGGTTTACCCCTAGATGGATTTGCAGGTCCTTTGACAATTCGGGCTTTGCTAGCTGGCGGTACTAATGTTCCCCTTTCTCTACCTGCTTTTAGCCCCACACCCATAGGAAAAGCGAGTAAAGAGATTTGGGAAATTCAAGGTTTACTGCAAAAGCGTGGTTTTTATGACGGAGAACTTAACGGGCAATATGACCTGCGTACTAGAAACAGCATTGTTGATGCTCAAAATGCCTATGGACAAAAAACTACAGGAGACATAAGTCCAGAATTAGTTGCATCCCTCAACGGACAAACGATTGAAACCACGAGCAATGTTCAAGCCTCTCAAAATGTCCAAACTGCACCAAGCTCTACCAATACTAACGATATTCGACCTAGCCCTAATGTTCCATCAAGGAGTGATTCTCAAGTGCCGCCAACTTCTAGCCAAAACTTACCTACGCCAACTTCACAAAATACAAATTCATCCTAA
- a CDS encoding peptidoglycan-binding protein — translation MELLAYIQEEFVCDDQAIATADNISTNANMETTFQTWLKKLTTKSAKLSLNVILASTTLLIGLGSTLTAIAEVTPSSDVKYVQSLLAKNGFDPGAIDGVAGSSTKNAIIRAQQSLGLAPDGVAGSRTIAALENGAPVAKVEAKASESDTTSASVPSSSVMNLQKLLADRGFYNGAVDGIMGNQTRNAIIAAQKAYNLTPDGVAGPQTLAALESDGSKTATIAISTSNTSTTKSTEVANLQELLSKRGFYNGAVDGIMGNQTRSAIIAAQKNYGLTADGIAGSKTIAALESGSSKVNIAAKNTTTTTESKDAVKASDSNVASVQQLLAKRGFYNGAIDGIKGNQTKAAIIAAQNAYGLTPDGIAGAQTVAALQKDAPTSSTATKATAPTNQAAKSSATTDENVANLQNLLTDRGFYSGPITGFLGPRTKAAIISAQKAYGLTPDGVAGAQTIAALESGAPRQQQITVNNTPTVRVQPQVVTPQATPQPQLQPKIQVQPQAPQVQPQAKATQPATQATPQAQVTPQATAQPQATVKPQVQPTPATPIATATATPQASASNAQIVELQNLLAKRGFYNGKADGVLTAETRNAIVRAQNFYTITPADGSPSNKLIDSLSKDTFISEGN, via the coding sequence ATGGAACTCCTAGCTTATATTCAAGAAGAATTTGTCTGTGATGATCAAGCGATCGCTACAGCCGACAATATTTCTACAAATGCCAATATGGAAACTACTTTTCAAACTTGGCTCAAAAAGTTAACGACTAAATCCGCCAAACTAAGCTTGAATGTAATTCTTGCCAGTACCACACTCCTTATTGGATTAGGCTCGACTCTAACAGCGATCGCTGAAGTTACACCATCGTCAGATGTGAAGTACGTCCAATCATTACTAGCTAAAAATGGTTTTGATCCAGGAGCGATCGATGGTGTTGCTGGGTCATCTACTAAAAATGCCATCATCCGTGCTCAACAGTCCCTCGGACTAGCTCCCGATGGTGTGGCAGGTAGCCGCACGATCGCTGCGCTTGAAAATGGTGCACCTGTTGCCAAAGTGGAGGCAAAAGCTAGTGAAAGTGATACGACTAGCGCCTCAGTTCCTAGTTCATCGGTGATGAATCTTCAGAAGTTACTCGCAGATCGTGGTTTTTACAATGGTGCAGTCGATGGCATCATGGGCAACCAAACCCGTAATGCTATCATTGCGGCTCAAAAAGCCTATAATCTTACCCCCGATGGTGTGGCAGGTCCTCAAACCCTCGCAGCGCTAGAGTCCGATGGTAGCAAAACAGCAACTATTGCTATTAGTACTAGTAATACCTCTACGACTAAAAGTACTGAAGTTGCCAATTTACAAGAGCTACTCAGCAAGCGTGGTTTTTACAATGGTGCAGTCGATGGCATCATGGGCAATCAGACCCGTAGCGCCATCATTGCGGCTCAGAAAAATTATGGCTTAACCGCCGATGGCATTGCTGGCTCTAAGACTATTGCGGCTTTGGAGTCAGGAAGTAGTAAGGTCAATATTGCGGCTAAAAATACCACCACTACCACAGAATCTAAAGATGCGGTAAAAGCTAGTGATAGCAATGTTGCCTCAGTACAACAGTTGCTTGCCAAACGTGGTTTTTATAATGGTGCGATCGACGGTATCAAGGGCAATCAAACTAAAGCAGCAATAATTGCTGCTCAAAATGCCTATGGCTTGACTCCTGATGGGATTGCAGGTGCTCAAACCGTAGCGGCTTTACAGAAAGATGCACCGACATCCTCTACCGCAACTAAAGCAACCGCTCCAACCAACCAAGCAGCTAAGTCAAGTGCGACAACAGATGAGAATGTTGCTAATTTACAAAATCTGCTCACCGATCGCGGATTTTACTCAGGACCAATCACAGGTTTTCTCGGTCCTCGGACTAAAGCCGCCATCATCTCTGCCCAGAAAGCCTATGGCTTAACTCCTGATGGGGTTGCAGGTGCACAGACCATTGCCGCATTAGAATCAGGTGCTCCTCGCCAACAGCAGATTACTGTAAATAACACCCCCACTGTACGGGTACAACCACAAGTAGTCACCCCACAAGCTACGCCTCAGCCTCAGTTACAGCCCAAGATTCAAGTACAGCCTCAGGCTCCACAGGTACAACCGCAAGCGAAGGCAACTCAACCTGCAACTCAAGCTACACCTCAAGCCCAAGTTACACCTCAAGCTACTGCCCAACCTCAAGCAACGGTTAAACCTCAAGTTCAGCCTACTCCCGCCACCCCAATCGCAACTGCAACTGCAACGCCACAGGCAAGTGCCAGTAATGCTCAGATTGTTGAGTTGCAGAACCTATTGGCTAAGCGCGGTTTCTATAATGGCAAGGCTGATGGTGTCTTAACGGCTGAAACTCGCAATGCGATCGTCAGGGCGCAAAATTTTTACACGATTACACCTGCCGATGGCTCACCAAGCAATAAACTGATTGATAGTCTTAGTAAAGATACATTCATTTCTGAAGGCAATTAA
- a CDS encoding DUF2996 domain-containing protein — translation MSETAPTSEEPKAKPAAKPKAEKPPAIEDLPFDEFINTHYLPALTKAFGKQGVSDLQLEFSNSQVRGLWAQGLRQFTVYFSKSDINAQKAFSCADAGRSPSTIEPFLIDERKAPLDLLVFGVIQRLTAQKWLQAN, via the coding sequence ATGTCTGAAACTGCACCAACCTCTGAAGAACCTAAGGCAAAACCTGCGGCGAAACCTAAAGCCGAGAAGCCCCCTGCGATCGAAGATTTGCCATTTGATGAATTTATTAACACCCATTACCTACCAGCTTTGACCAAAGCCTTTGGTAAGCAGGGTGTGAGTGACCTGCAATTAGAATTTAGTAATTCTCAAGTACGTGGCTTATGGGCACAGGGTTTACGTCAATTTACAGTTTATTTTTCTAAGTCAGATATCAATGCACAGAAGGCTTTTTCCTGTGCCGATGCAGGGCGATCGCCAAGCACCATCGAACCATTTTTGATCGATGAACGTAAAGCTCCTCTCGATTTGCTCGTATTTGGTGTGATTCAACGCTTAACTGCCCAAAAATGGCTACAAGCTAATTAA